The following proteins are encoded in a genomic region of Drosophila willistoni isolate 14030-0811.24 chromosome 2L unlocalized genomic scaffold, UCI_dwil_1.1 Seg196, whole genome shotgun sequence:
- the LOC26529371 gene encoding phosphatidylinositol 4,5-bisphosphate 5-phosphatase A isoform X3, with product MATTNVIADLCIFLLTWNVGTHSPKDLSLTSLLALNGTTQCPDNQLPDIYIIGMQEVGTSKLKIFQDDPWVLKIASYLSDREYVKVESKQLQGILITMFSLHKHVPHMKDIETDETRTGLGGLWGNKGAVSIRLSLYGTGAVFVCSHLAAHDDKLKERIEDYHQIVDNHKYKTPGYRRIYDHDFVFWIGDLNFRLSGDLSAWDVRTSVENGNFAELLKDDQLRLLRESGNAFSLMEEQLPNFAPTFKFQEGTNEYDLKRRPAWCDRILHRVQRNIYPAITLSANQLSYQSNMDYTLSDHKPVSATFSYKIETANLTYTDEELHEMTHGAAETTTRTN from the exons ATGGCTACCACAAACGTGATAGCCGATTTGTGCATATTCCTGCTCACCTGGAATGTGGGTACACATTCGCCCAAAGATTTGTCCCTGACCTCGCTGCTGGCCTTGAACGGAACCACCCAATGCCCGGACAACCAACTGCCCGATATTTACATCATTGGCATGCAGGAGGTCGGCAcaagtaaattaaaaatattccaAGATGATCCCTGGGTCCTGAAAATAGCGAGTTATCTATCGGATCGGGAATACGTGAAAGTGGAGAGTAAACAGCTCCAGGGAATACTGATCACCATGTTCAGCCTGCACAAACATGTGCCGCACATGAAGGATATCGAGACGGATGAGACACGCACTGGCCTGGGTGGTCTCTGGGGTAATAAGGGTGCGGTAAGCATACGTCTAAGCCTCTATGGAACGGGAGCCGTATTTGTTTGCTCCCATTTGGCTGCCCATGATGATAAATTGAAGGAGCGCATAGAGGATTATCATCAGATAGTGGACAATCATAAATACAAGACGCCTGGATATCGTAGGATATACGATCATGACTTTGTTTTCTGGATTGGCGACTTGAATTTCCGTCTGTCGGGCGATCTGTCGGCCTGGGATGTACGCACATCTGTGGAAAATGGCAATTTCGCTGAGCTCCTGAAAGATGATCAATTGCGTCTGCTGCGAGAATCCGGCAATGCCTTCAGTCTAATGGAGGAGCAGTTGCCCAACTTTGCACCAACATTTAAG TTCCAAGAGGGCACCAATGAGTACGATTTAAAACGCCGTCCCGCCTGGTGTGACCGCATATTACATCGCGTGCAACGAAACATTTACCCGGCCATTACTCTGAGTGCCAATCAGTTGTCTTATCAATCCAACATGGACTACACCCTCTCCGATCATAAACCTGTTTCGGCAACCTTCAGCTATAAAATCGAGACCGCTAATCTTACCTACACAGATGAAGAGCTCCATGAGATGACTCACGGTGCGGCAGAGACCACCACAAGAACTAAT TGA
- the LOC26529371 gene encoding phosphatidylinositol 4,5-bisphosphate 5-phosphatase A isoform X2 — protein sequence MATTNVIADLCIFLLTWNVGTHSPKDLSLTSLLALNGTTQCPDNQLPDIYIIGMQEVGTSKLKIFQDDPWVLKIASYLSDREYVKVESKQLQGILITMFSLHKHVPHMKDIETDETRTGLGGLWGNKGAVSIRLSLYGTGAVFVCSHLAAHDDKLKERIEDYHQIVDNHKYKTPGYRRIYDHDFVFWIGDLNFRLSGDLSAWDVRTSVENGNFAELLKDDQLRLLRESGNAFSLMEEQLPNFAPTFKFQEGTNEYDLKRRPAWCDRILHRVQRNIYPAITLSANQLSYQSNMDYTLSDHKPVSATFSYKIETANLTYTDEELHEMTHGAAETTTRTNLFNAQLEDW from the exons ATGGCTACCACAAACGTGATAGCCGATTTGTGCATATTCCTGCTCACCTGGAATGTGGGTACACATTCGCCCAAAGATTTGTCCCTGACCTCGCTGCTGGCCTTGAACGGAACCACCCAATGCCCGGACAACCAACTGCCCGATATTTACATCATTGGCATGCAGGAGGTCGGCAcaagtaaattaaaaatattccaAGATGATCCCTGGGTCCTGAAAATAGCGAGTTATCTATCGGATCGGGAATACGTGAAAGTGGAGAGTAAACAGCTCCAGGGAATACTGATCACCATGTTCAGCCTGCACAAACATGTGCCGCACATGAAGGATATCGAGACGGATGAGACACGCACTGGCCTGGGTGGTCTCTGGGGTAATAAGGGTGCGGTAAGCATACGTCTAAGCCTCTATGGAACGGGAGCCGTATTTGTTTGCTCCCATTTGGCTGCCCATGATGATAAATTGAAGGAGCGCATAGAGGATTATCATCAGATAGTGGACAATCATAAATACAAGACGCCTGGATATCGTAGGATATACGATCATGACTTTGTTTTCTGGATTGGCGACTTGAATTTCCGTCTGTCGGGCGATCTGTCGGCCTGGGATGTACGCACATCTGTGGAAAATGGCAATTTCGCTGAGCTCCTGAAAGATGATCAATTGCGTCTGCTGCGAGAATCCGGCAATGCCTTCAGTCTAATGGAGGAGCAGTTGCCCAACTTTGCACCAACATTTAAG TTCCAAGAGGGCACCAATGAGTACGATTTAAAACGCCGTCCCGCCTGGTGTGACCGCATATTACATCGCGTGCAACGAAACATTTACCCGGCCATTACTCTGAGTGCCAATCAGTTGTCTTATCAATCCAACATGGACTACACCCTCTCCGATCATAAACCTGTTTCGGCAACCTTCAGCTATAAAATCGAGACCGCTAATCTTACCTACACAGATGAAGAGCTCCATGAGATGACTCACGGTGCGGCAGAGACCACCACAAGAACTAAT TTGTTTAATGCCCAGTTAGAGGATTGGTAG
- the LOC26529371 gene encoding phosphatidylinositol 4,5-bisphosphate 5-phosphatase A isoform X1 gives MATTNVIADLCIFLLTWNVGTHSPKDLSLTSLLALNGTTQCPDNQLPDIYIIGMQEVGTSKLKIFQDDPWVLKIASYLSDREYVKVESKQLQGILITMFSLHKHVPHMKDIETDETRTGLGGLWGNKGAVSIRLSLYGTGAVFVCSHLAAHDDKLKERIEDYHQIVDNHKYKTPGYRRIYDHDFVFWIGDLNFRLSGDLSAWDVRTSVENGNFAELLKDDQLRLLRESGNAFSLMEEQLPNFAPTFKFQEGTNEYDLKRRPAWCDRILHRVQRNIYPAITLSANQLSYQSNMDYTLSDHKPVSATFSYKIETANLTYTDEELHEMTHGAAETTTRTNVSLLIALIAFVVQI, from the exons ATGGCTACCACAAACGTGATAGCCGATTTGTGCATATTCCTGCTCACCTGGAATGTGGGTACACATTCGCCCAAAGATTTGTCCCTGACCTCGCTGCTGGCCTTGAACGGAACCACCCAATGCCCGGACAACCAACTGCCCGATATTTACATCATTGGCATGCAGGAGGTCGGCAcaagtaaattaaaaatattccaAGATGATCCCTGGGTCCTGAAAATAGCGAGTTATCTATCGGATCGGGAATACGTGAAAGTGGAGAGTAAACAGCTCCAGGGAATACTGATCACCATGTTCAGCCTGCACAAACATGTGCCGCACATGAAGGATATCGAGACGGATGAGACACGCACTGGCCTGGGTGGTCTCTGGGGTAATAAGGGTGCGGTAAGCATACGTCTAAGCCTCTATGGAACGGGAGCCGTATTTGTTTGCTCCCATTTGGCTGCCCATGATGATAAATTGAAGGAGCGCATAGAGGATTATCATCAGATAGTGGACAATCATAAATACAAGACGCCTGGATATCGTAGGATATACGATCATGACTTTGTTTTCTGGATTGGCGACTTGAATTTCCGTCTGTCGGGCGATCTGTCGGCCTGGGATGTACGCACATCTGTGGAAAATGGCAATTTCGCTGAGCTCCTGAAAGATGATCAATTGCGTCTGCTGCGAGAATCCGGCAATGCCTTCAGTCTAATGGAGGAGCAGTTGCCCAACTTTGCACCAACATTTAAG TTCCAAGAGGGCACCAATGAGTACGATTTAAAACGCCGTCCCGCCTGGTGTGACCGCATATTACATCGCGTGCAACGAAACATTTACCCGGCCATTACTCTGAGTGCCAATCAGTTGTCTTATCAATCCAACATGGACTACACCCTCTCCGATCATAAACCTGTTTCGGCAACCTTCAGCTATAAAATCGAGACCGCTAATCTTACCTACACAGATGAAGAGCTCCATGAGATGACTCACGGTGCGGCAGAGACCACCACAAGAACTAATGTTAGTCTTCTTATCGCTCTAATTGCTTTTGTagttcaaatttaa
- the LOC6639631 gene encoding nuclear inhibitor of protein phosphatase 1, which translates to MANSYDIPSWAGKPPTGLHLDVLKEEKLVQKLMVDEKRCYLFGRNSQMNDFCIDHASCSRVHAAFVYHKHLNIAYLVDLGSTHGTFIGTLRLEAHKPTQLQINSTFHFGASTRNYILRERPSAGQHSNIMEDLPLSETTDGALLGLPECQTELDNLTEYNTAHNRRISMLGIADDNNIRKPGRKRRNVTFNDEEIVINPEDVDPNVGRFRNLVQTTVLPAKRARFEPNHMGIHAGGGHTSTAHQMFQQSLVEIKHNQQQQQQHRDNQKDSNSSTGQLSHSPHSPNNLYQGIPATTYDSHEPISPLSIGSKLGLLLPNPAPDVTPVFEEPAVATTSIAQKLAIANANVRRFVEDADSSGEGDALGPQKKKYAKEAWPGRKPMLGQL; encoded by the exons atggcTAATAGCTACGACATACCCAGTTG GGCAGGCAAACCGCCTACTGGGCTACATTTGGATGTCctgaaagaagaaaaattagTCCAGAAATTGATGGTGGACGAAAAGCGATGTTATCTATTTGGACGGAATAGTCAGATGAATGATTTCTGCATAGATCACGCCTCCTGCTCTCGGGTCCATGCGGCCTTTGTGTATCACAAGCATCTAAACATAGCCTACTTGGTGGATCTCGGATCCA CGCATGGCACGTTCATAGGGACCTTGAGGCTGGAAGCTCATAAGCCCACGCAGCTGCAAATCAATTCCACCTTTCATTTTGGCGCGTCGACGAGGAATTATATTTTGCGTGAGAGACCCTCAGCTGGTCAACATAGCAATATAATGGAGGATCTGCCATTGAGCGAGACCACTGATGGTGCCCTCTTGGGTTTGCCAGAATGCCAAACGGAATTGGAT AATCTCACCGAATATAATACTGCTCATAATCGACGTATTTCTATGCTGGGTATTGCCGATGACAATAATATACGTAAACCTGGACGTAAGCGTCGCAATGTTACCTTCAATGATGAAGAGATCGTCATTAATCCTGAGGATGTGGATCCGAATGTGGGCAGATTCCGTAATTTAGTGCAGACAACGGTTCTGCCAGCCAAACGGGCACGCTTCGAGCCCAATCATATGGGTATCCATGCAGGTGGTGGCCATACCAGCACTGCCCATCAGATGTTTCAGCAGAGTCTCGTCGAGATTAAACacaaccaacagcagcagcagcaacatcgaGATAATCAGAAAGACAGCAACTCCAGCACCGGGCAATTGTCGCATTCACCTCATTCGCCTAATAATTTATATCAGGGTATACCAGCTACTACATATGATAGCCATGAACCCATTTCACCCTTGAGCATTGGCTCCAAGCTGGGCCTGCTTCTGCCTAATCCTGCACCAGATGTAACGCCTGTTTTCGAAGAGCCAGCAGTGGCGACCACTTCAATAGCCCAAAAATTGGCCATAGCAAATGCGAATG TTCGTCGGTTTGTGGAGGATGCTGATTCAAGTGGCGAAGGAGACGCCTTGGGCCCGCAAAAGAAGAAATATGCCAAGGAGGCGTGGCCAGGGCGTAAGCCAATGTTGGGGCAGTTGTAA